The following proteins are encoded in a genomic region of Bacillus sp. Marseille-Q1617:
- the aspS gene encoding aspartate--tRNA ligase, whose protein sequence is MTKRTAYCGEITESFIGEKVTIKGWVQKRRDLGGLIFIDLRDREGIVQAVFNPDLSEEALALAEKIRNEYVLSISGTVVERAEGTVNPNLKTGKVEIQVDKVEIINEAKTPPFMIDDQMEVSEDVRLKYRYIDLRRSAMADTLKMRHNVTTSFRTFLNDNGFLDIETPILTKSTPEGARDYLVPSRVHPGEFYALPQSPQIFKQLLMVSGFDRYYQIVRCFRDEDLRADRQPEFTQIDMEMSFMELDEILALVEDMMKKLMNDAKGVNIETPFPRMTYDDAMSRYGSDKPDTRFAMELIDVSEIVKDSGFKVFSGAVGSGGQVKLINVKGAASQYSRKDIDALTEFVSRYGAKGLAWLKVEDEGLKGPISKFVSGEDATQISAAAEAETGDLLLFVADKKSVVADALGALRLKLGKELKLIDESKFNFLWVTDWPLLEFDEEENRYYAAHHPFTMPVREDLEKFDSNPAEVRAEAYDLVLNGYELGGGSLRIYERDIQEKMFKVLGFSKEEAEAQFGFLLEAFEYGTPPHGGIALGLDRLVMLLAGRTNLRDTIAFPKTASASCLLTEAPGGVSEAQLKELSLSLDVENE, encoded by the coding sequence GAACAGCTTACTGCGGTGAAATAACGGAATCGTTCATCGGTGAAAAAGTGACCATCAAAGGGTGGGTCCAAAAGAGAAGAGACCTGGGCGGATTGATTTTCATCGACCTTAGGGACAGAGAAGGAATCGTACAGGCTGTATTCAATCCGGATCTATCTGAAGAGGCGCTTGCTCTTGCAGAAAAAATCCGTAATGAATATGTTTTGAGCATATCCGGTACGGTAGTGGAAAGAGCAGAGGGTACAGTCAACCCTAATCTGAAGACCGGTAAAGTCGAAATTCAGGTTGATAAGGTAGAAATCATCAATGAAGCGAAAACACCTCCATTCATGATCGATGACCAAATGGAAGTGTCGGAAGATGTCCGTTTGAAATACCGCTATATCGATCTTCGACGCTCTGCTATGGCCGACACCCTTAAGATGCGTCACAATGTCACGACATCTTTCCGTACATTTTTAAACGATAACGGCTTCTTGGATATCGAAACACCTATTCTGACAAAAAGCACTCCAGAAGGGGCTCGTGATTATTTAGTGCCAAGCCGGGTACATCCAGGAGAATTCTATGCACTCCCTCAGTCTCCGCAGATCTTCAAACAATTACTGATGGTATCCGGGTTTGACCGGTATTATCAAATTGTTCGCTGTTTCCGTGATGAGGACCTTCGGGCAGACCGCCAGCCGGAATTCACTCAGATCGATATGGAAATGAGTTTCATGGAGCTGGATGAAATCTTGGCCCTGGTCGAAGATATGATGAAAAAGCTTATGAACGACGCAAAAGGTGTAAACATTGAAACACCATTTCCGCGTATGACATATGATGATGCGATGAGCCGTTATGGTTCGGATAAGCCTGATACCAGATTCGCAATGGAACTTATCGATGTGTCGGAAATCGTGAAGGATTCCGGATTCAAAGTCTTCTCCGGTGCCGTCGGATCCGGCGGTCAGGTAAAGCTGATTAACGTCAAGGGTGCTGCATCTCAGTATTCACGTAAAGACATAGATGCATTGACTGAATTCGTTTCCCGATATGGTGCGAAAGGACTTGCGTGGCTCAAAGTCGAAGATGAAGGCTTGAAAGGCCCGATTTCCAAATTTGTGAGTGGAGAAGATGCGACTCAAATTTCTGCTGCGGCTGAGGCTGAAACAGGAGACCTGCTTCTATTCGTAGCTGATAAAAAATCAGTCGTTGCTGATGCATTGGGTGCGTTGCGTTTGAAATTAGGAAAAGAGCTTAAACTGATTGATGAGAGTAAGTTCAATTTCCTATGGGTGACGGATTGGCCGCTTCTTGAGTTCGATGAAGAAGAAAACCGTTATTACGCAGCACACCATCCGTTCACAATGCCGGTCCGTGAAGATCTCGAAAAATTTGATTCCAACCCTGCAGAGGTCCGTGCTGAAGCATATGATCTTGTTCTGAATGGATACGAACTTGGCGGGGGATCGCTTCGTATATATGAACGCGACATTCAAGAAAAAATGTTCAAGGTTCTCGGATTCTCCAAAGAAGAAGCAGAGGCGCAATTCGGCTTCTTATTGGAAGCATTTGAATATGGCACGCCTCCTCACGGCGGGATCGCACTAGGTTTAGACCGTCTTGTTATGCTTCTTGCAGGACGTACAAATTTACGCGATACAATCGCCTTCCCTAAAACAGCAAGTGCAAGCTGCTTGTTGACGGAAGCACCAGGCGGAGTCAGTGAAGCTCAATTAAAGGAATTGTCTTTATCGCTTGACGTTGAGAATGAGTAA
- a CDS encoding ThiF family adenylyltransferase: MLHQFSRNELAIGKEGLDILKNSTVAVLGIGGVGSFAAEALARSGVGRLVLVDKDDVDITNVNRQIHALLSTVGKPKADLMRDRIKDINPECEVISLKMFYTEETYEEFFSHGLDFVIDSSDTIAYKIHLMKECLKRDIPLISSMGAANKTDPTRFQIADISKTHTDPIAKVIRTRLKKEGIKKGVPVVFSDESPIVIREDVRKEVGKDDAKIRKAQMPPSSNAFVPSVAGLIQASYAVNQLLKDIEIKRVKDK, translated from the coding sequence ATGCTACACCAGTTTTCCAGAAATGAATTAGCAATCGGAAAGGAAGGACTCGATATTCTCAAGAACAGCACCGTTGCCGTTCTGGGAATCGGCGGAGTGGGCTCTTTTGCAGCAGAAGCATTGGCACGTTCCGGTGTTGGCCGCCTCGTGCTGGTGGATAAAGACGATGTGGATATCACGAATGTAAACCGCCAGATCCATGCACTCCTTTCCACTGTAGGAAAGCCTAAAGCCGATCTGATGCGCGACCGCATAAAAGATATTAACCCTGAATGTGAAGTCATCTCCCTGAAGATGTTCTATACAGAAGAAACATATGAAGAGTTTTTCAGTCACGGCTTGGACTTTGTGATTGATTCTTCCGATACGATCGCATACAAAATCCATCTCATGAAAGAATGCCTGAAAAGGGATATACCTTTGATCTCAAGCATGGGTGCGGCAAATAAAACAGATCCGACCCGCTTCCAGATTGCCGATATCAGTAAAACGCACACGGACCCGATTGCGAAAGTCATCCGTACACGTTTGAAGAAAGAAGGAATCAAGAAAGGTGTTCCTGTCGTATTTTCGGATGAAAGTCCGATTGTCATCCGTGAAGATGTACGGAAGGAAGTCGGGAAAGACGATGCCAAGATCAGGAAGGCACAGATGCCGCCGTCTTCCAATGCCTTTGTTCCATCCGTGGCAGGATTGATCCAGGCAAGTTATGCAGTGAATCAGTTGTTGAAGGATATTGAAATTAAACGAGTGAAAGATAAATAA
- a CDS encoding GntR family transcriptional regulator yields MTEEYTASKPIYVQIADRIIREIVRKELNPGDKLPSVREMAIQSGVNPNTIQRTYSELERMDIVETRRGQGTFVTENEEILSILNEKVQREVVEQFIRNMKELGLSKQQMIESLEKYGKGE; encoded by the coding sequence ATGACAGAAGAATATACAGCATCAAAGCCCATATACGTACAAATAGCAGACCGCATCATCCGGGAAATCGTAAGAAAAGAATTGAATCCGGGAGATAAGCTTCCCTCCGTAAGGGAGATGGCGATCCAGTCCGGCGTAAATCCGAATACGATTCAAAGAACGTACAGTGAATTAGAAAGGATGGACATTGTGGAGACAAGGAGAGGGCAGGGGACGTTTGTGACTGAAAATGAGGAAATTCTATCAATTTTGAATGAGAAAGTCCAAAGAGAAGTGGTCGAGCAATTCATCCGCAACATGAAAGAACTCGGCCTGTCGAAGCAGCAAATGATCGAAAGCCTTGAAAAGTATGGGAAGGGGGAATAG
- a CDS encoding ABC transporter ATP-binding protein translates to MIRFQEVTKKYGHGAALENTTLQFNRGKIYGLLGPNGSGKSTTLKMIAGLVIPSSGTVTLNEEEVTRKIADKVAYLTELDMFYEVFTVDDMISFYASQFTDFDRKKAYELSEFMELDRNKKIKHLSKGNRGRLKLILTLSRNTEVLLLDEPFSGLDPMVRDSIVKSLISYIDFGSQTVIIATHEIDEIEAILDEAYIIHNGRIEGHCDVEKLREEEGLSVLQWLKKTTAEGSREE, encoded by the coding sequence GTGATCCGGTTTCAAGAGGTGACAAAAAAATATGGTCATGGAGCGGCACTTGAAAACACTACGCTTCAATTTAATAGAGGGAAGATTTACGGATTGTTAGGTCCTAACGGCAGTGGTAAATCAACCACTCTGAAGATGATTGCCGGCCTGGTGATTCCGAGCAGCGGGACAGTAACCTTGAACGAAGAGGAAGTAACCAGGAAGATTGCGGATAAAGTCGCTTATTTGACAGAGCTGGATATGTTCTACGAAGTGTTCACCGTTGATGACATGATCTCCTTCTATGCTTCGCAGTTCACAGACTTTGATAGGAAGAAAGCATATGAGCTGTCAGAATTCATGGAATTGGATAGAAATAAAAAAATTAAACATTTATCAAAGGGAAATCGTGGAAGATTGAAACTTATCTTGACCCTGTCACGTAATACAGAGGTGCTTCTCCTGGATGAACCATTTTCGGGTCTGGATCCGATGGTGAGGGATTCGATCGTGAAGAGCCTGATTTCATACATCGACTTTGGCAGTCAGACGGTCATCATCGCCACGCACGAGATCGATGAAATCGAAGCGATCCTGGATGAAGCCTATATCATCCACAATGGCAGGATCGAAGGTCATTGCGACGTGGAGAAGCTGAGGGAAGAAGAAGGTTTATCAGTGCTTCAATGGTTGAAGAAAACGACAGCTGAAGGGAGTAGGGAAGAATGA
- a CDS encoding ABC transporter ATP-binding protein, translating into MNTIVKLQNVSKVIKGKKIIDDLSFDVYEGEVFGFLGPNGAGKTTTIRMIVGLMSITQGDVLISGKSIKKDFEGAIASVGAIVENPELYKFMSGYKNLQHFARMQKGITEERIKEVVELVGLTDRINDKVKTYSLGMRQRLGLAQCLLHRPKILILDEPTNGLDPAGIREIRAYIRKLAQEEGMAVIVSSHLLSEMEMMCDRIGIIQKGKLVDVQTVRDFVDGKELVYQFEVNDEEKARAVINGFNPSLVFEVKNNKLQTGITKEQVPHLIKAFVENEVEIYSVMQVAKTLEDRFLEITNEKGEVMHA; encoded by the coding sequence ATGAATACGATTGTAAAATTACAAAACGTGTCAAAAGTCATTAAGGGAAAAAAGATCATAGATGACCTTTCTTTTGATGTGTATGAGGGAGAAGTATTTGGGTTTCTGGGACCGAATGGAGCCGGGAAAACGACGACGATCAGAATGATTGTCGGACTGATGAGCATAACCCAGGGGGATGTACTGATCTCAGGTAAAAGCATCAAGAAAGACTTCGAAGGGGCGATAGCATCTGTGGGAGCGATCGTCGAGAATCCGGAGCTTTATAAATTTATGTCCGGATATAAAAATCTCCAGCATTTCGCACGGATGCAGAAAGGGATAACAGAAGAACGAATCAAGGAAGTGGTCGAACTGGTTGGCCTGACCGATCGGATTAACGATAAGGTCAAGACATATTCCCTTGGAATGAGACAGCGGCTCGGCCTGGCCCAGTGCTTGTTGCACAGACCGAAAATCCTGATATTGGATGAACCGACCAATGGATTGGACCCCGCAGGTATCCGTGAAATCCGTGCCTATATCCGGAAGCTGGCACAAGAAGAAGGCATGGCTGTCATCGTATCCAGTCATCTTCTCTCCGAAATGGAGATGATGTGCGACCGAATAGGGATCATTCAAAAAGGAAAACTTGTCGATGTGCAGACTGTGCGTGATTTTGTGGACGGGAAAGAGCTTGTTTATCAATTTGAAGTGAATGATGAAGAGAAGGCTCGAGCTGTCATAAACGGCTTCAACCCTTCCCTTGTGTTCGAGGTGAAAAATAACAAGCTGCAAACAGGCATTACAAAAGAACAGGTTCCACATCTGATTAAAGCATTCGTGGAGAACGAAGTGGAAATCTACAGCGTTATGCAGGTTGCGAAGACATTAGAGGACCGCTTCCTGGAGATCACAAATGAGAAGGGAGAGGTCATGCATGCTTAG
- a CDS encoding ABC transporter permease: MLSLIKNEWMKIFKRVGTWVMLGLLILIIGVVGAFEKYEDSKVKESDNWKQELSMQIEGDKQALSQDGMNKYSKSMFEQNIALNEYRIENDIAPTSKETVWTFVETNGFAVTLVGLFAIIVAAGIVASEFSWGTIKLLLIRPISRTKILLSKYITVILYGATMLAILFAVSFLVGLILFGGTGQSVHLAYIDGEVVEQNMIGYLIKTYLLKSIDVTMMATMAFMISTVFRSSSLAIGISLFLLFMGANATGLLALKFDWAKYSLFANTDLTQYTGFSQPLVEGMTMGFSITMLIIYFAIFQLLSFFVFKKRDVAA, translated from the coding sequence ATGCTTAGTCTGATTAAGAATGAATGGATGAAAATCTTCAAGCGGGTCGGCACCTGGGTCATGCTCGGTCTGTTGATCCTGATCATCGGAGTAGTAGGTGCATTTGAGAAATATGAGGACTCAAAAGTGAAAGAATCCGATAACTGGAAACAGGAGCTGTCCATGCAAATCGAGGGCGATAAACAAGCTTTGTCCCAGGACGGAATGAATAAATACAGTAAAAGCATGTTTGAACAAAATATTGCCCTCAATGAGTATAGAATCGAAAACGATATAGCACCAACTTCGAAAGAAACGGTTTGGACCTTTGTAGAAACGAATGGCTTTGCCGTGACACTCGTCGGCTTGTTTGCAATCATTGTGGCAGCTGGCATCGTGGCAAGTGAATTTTCGTGGGGTACAATCAAGCTGTTATTGATCCGCCCGATTTCCAGGACGAAGATATTGCTTTCAAAATATATCACCGTCATCCTTTACGGTGCGACAATGCTTGCGATACTTTTCGCAGTCTCTTTCCTGGTGGGTCTGATTCTATTCGGCGGCACCGGCCAATCTGTTCATCTGGCTTATATTGATGGTGAAGTGGTCGAGCAGAATATGATTGGATACCTGATCAAAACCTATTTATTGAAGTCGATCGATGTGACGATGATGGCCACGATGGCATTCATGATTTCGACTGTCTTCAGAAGCTCTTCCCTTGCGATCGGGATCTCTTTATTCCTGTTGTTCATGGGAGCAAACGCCACAGGATTACTTGCCCTGAAGTTTGATTGGGCTAAATACAGCTTGTTTGCGAACACTGACCTGACTCAGTATACTGGCTTCAGTCAGCCGCTGGTAGAAGGGATGACCATGGGCTTTTCTATCACCATGCTGATCATTTACTTTGCCATCTTCCAGCTTCTATCGTTCTTCGTGTTCAAGAAGAGGGACGTAGCGGCTTAG
- a CDS encoding protein-glutamine gamma-glutamyltransferase: MIILKDGSAISSLKGLSPTESMILIAIEKSKIRYEYNNLKELAFELKVRERIIMNSRLLNSSAAAFATFPNSTFNPYYWIKTMNGYRLRAGRRPSAAIRDIFENSYLYSFECVTAIVLIYYKSILDTIRPEYFDRLYSPMLIWGHNFNDAMHMVTYEGIDNIPGDVYYFSNPDYEDPIWMGENAVFLEYNQYFGHGIGIVTHSKMIEALNTLRRLNAVRSAFQLDQTTRLDFSELYKYS, encoded by the coding sequence ATGATCATACTGAAAGACGGCTCTGCCATCAGCAGCTTAAAAGGGTTGTCTCCTACAGAATCCATGATCCTGATTGCAATTGAAAAAAGCAAGATCCGCTATGAATATAACAACCTGAAAGAACTTGCGTTTGAATTAAAGGTAAGAGAACGAATCATCATGAACAGCAGATTATTAAACAGCAGTGCGGCGGCATTCGCCACCTTTCCCAATTCTACTTTTAACCCTTACTACTGGATTAAAACGATGAACGGGTACAGGTTGCGTGCAGGCAGGCGTCCCTCAGCTGCGATAAGGGATATCTTTGAAAATTCATACCTGTACAGTTTTGAATGTGTGACAGCCATCGTCCTGATTTATTACAAATCCATACTCGATACAATACGGCCCGAATATTTCGACCGCCTCTATTCACCTATGCTCATTTGGGGACATAACTTCAACGATGCGATGCATATGGTGACGTATGAAGGTATAGACAATATACCGGGGGATGTCTATTACTTCTCAAACCCTGATTATGAAGATCCTATCTGGATGGGAGAAAATGCCGTCTTCTTGGAGTACAATCAATACTTCGGACATGGTATCGGGATCGTCACACATAGCAAAATGATCGAAGCGCTGAATACGCTGCGAAGGTTGAATGCTGTAAGGTCAGCCTTCCAATTAGACCAGACTACCAGACTTGATTTCTCAGAACTATATAAGTACTCATAA
- a CDS encoding replication-associated recombination protein A gives MKPLAFKMRPRTIDEVIGQQHLVGEGKIIDRMVKAKQLSSMILYGPPGIGKTSIASAIAGSTKYRFKTLNAVTNNKKDIQIVAEEAKMSGKVILLLDEVHRLDKGKQDFLLPYLENGMITLIGATTSNPYHAINPAIRSRCQIFELKPLTVDEMKTAIYRAIEDKERGLGDYTLDISDEAVLHFASSSNGDVRSSLNALELAVLSTTADADGTIHIDVGIAEECLQKKSFTHDKDGDAHYDVLSAFQKSIRGSDVNAALHYLGRLVEAGDLPSIARRLLVIAYEDIGLANPSAGSRTLAAVETAEKIGFPEARIPLANAIIELCLSPKSNSAILAIDGALADIRKGKSGEVPDHLKDAHYKGASELGRGIEYKYPHDYESGWVPQTYLPDRLKNVRYYTPKSTGKFEQAIAGVYEKINKQMK, from the coding sequence ATTAAACCACTTGCCTTTAAAATGAGGCCGAGAACAATAGATGAAGTAATCGGTCAGCAGCATTTAGTGGGAGAAGGAAAGATCATCGACCGGATGGTAAAGGCTAAACAGCTTTCTTCCATGATTTTATACGGCCCGCCCGGAATCGGAAAAACATCGATAGCCAGCGCCATTGCCGGAAGTACGAAATATAGGTTCAAAACATTGAACGCCGTCACAAATAATAAAAAAGATATACAAATCGTAGCAGAAGAAGCCAAAATGTCCGGGAAAGTGATCCTTCTGCTCGATGAAGTTCATCGTCTTGATAAAGGAAAGCAGGATTTCCTGCTTCCCTATCTTGAAAACGGGATGATTACCTTGATCGGTGCAACAACGAGCAATCCGTATCATGCCATAAATCCCGCGATCAGAAGCAGATGCCAGATATTCGAACTTAAGCCTCTTACAGTTGATGAAATGAAAACAGCCATATACAGGGCGATCGAAGACAAAGAGCGTGGATTGGGCGACTATACTCTCGACATTTCGGATGAAGCCGTCCTGCACTTTGCAAGCAGCAGTAATGGTGATGTGAGAAGCTCCCTGAACGCATTGGAGCTCGCAGTCCTATCCACAACCGCCGATGCGGATGGTACGATTCACATCGATGTCGGCATAGCAGAGGAATGCCTGCAAAAGAAAAGCTTTACTCATGATAAAGACGGCGATGCCCATTATGATGTATTGAGCGCGTTTCAAAAATCAATACGGGGAAGTGATGTGAATGCTGCCCTTCATTATCTAGGGCGATTGGTGGAAGCTGGTGACTTGCCGAGCATTGCACGACGATTGCTCGTCATCGCCTATGAAGATATCGGCCTTGCCAACCCGTCAGCGGGATCAAGAACGCTTGCGGCAGTTGAAACGGCTGAAAAAATCGGGTTTCCAGAAGCGCGGATCCCCCTGGCAAATGCAATCATCGAACTCTGCCTGTCCCCAAAATCCAACTCGGCCATCCTGGCCATCGATGGAGCACTTGCTGACATACGGAAAGGGAAAAGCGGGGAAGTTCCCGATCATTTGAAAGATGCCCATTACAAAGGGGCAAGTGAACTGGGCAGAGGGATAGAGTATAAATACCCTCATGATTACGAATCCGGCTGGGTGCCGCAAACCTATCTGCCGGACCGGTTAAAAAATGTCCGGTACTATACCCCTAAATCGACCGGTAAATTTGAGCAGGCCATTGCAGGGGTTTATGAAAAGATCAATAAGCAAATGAAATAG
- a CDS encoding cysteine metabolism transcriptional regulator CymR, with amino-acid sequence MKISTKGRYGLTIMIELAKRHGEGPTSLKTIAQQHELSEHYLEQLVAPLRNGGLVRSIRGAYGGYVLGHEPSEITAGDIIRILEGPISPVEGIEDEEPAKRELWIRIRDAVKDVLDNTTIEDLASHSDDGESDAYMFYI; translated from the coding sequence ATGAAGATATCTACTAAAGGCCGTTATGGCTTGACGATCATGATTGAATTGGCGAAACGTCACGGGGAAGGGCCGACTTCTCTGAAAACAATTGCTCAGCAGCATGAGCTTTCGGAACATTATCTCGAGCAGCTGGTGGCTCCGCTGCGTAACGGCGGACTTGTGAGAAGTATCCGCGGAGCTTATGGCGGTTATGTACTTGGACATGAACCGTCCGAGATCACAGCCGGGGATATCATCCGTATTCTTGAGGGGCCGATCAGTCCTGTGGAAGGAATTGAAGATGAAGAGCCTGCAAAGCGTGAGTTATGGATTCGTATACGTGATGCGGTCAAGGATGTATTGGATAATACAACGATAGAAGACTTAGCCAGTCATTCGGATGATGGAGAATCCGATGCTTATATGTTTTATATCTAG
- a CDS encoding cysteine desulfurase family protein: MDRIYMDHAATSPMNADVIEEVSSVMKETFGNPSSIHSFGRSARHLVDQARTKIARSLNADYNDIIFTSGGTEADNLAIIGTAHANKSKGNHIITTQIEHHAVLHACKHLEEEGFDVTYLPVDESGRVSLHDLEHALRPDTILVTVMYGNNEVGTIQPIQEIGQALKDHGAYFHTDAVQAFGLLNMDVRELGVDMLSVSGHKINGPKGVGFLYCHKNVNLMPGSFGGEQERKRRAGTENVPAIAGLGKAVEIVQISWKDKVEMYEGFKSLFRKKLMEKNVEFDENGSLEHGLPHVLNLSFPGTDVESMLMNLDMSGIAVSSGSACTAGSIEPSHVLVAMFGNESERTKNSIRFSFGLGNTEAQIVQAADEVAKVVKRLIS, encoded by the coding sequence ATGGATAGGATTTACATGGATCATGCCGCTACTTCACCTATGAATGCCGACGTGATAGAAGAAGTGTCTTCTGTCATGAAAGAGACATTCGGGAACCCGTCAAGCATTCATTCCTTTGGTCGTTCCGCCCGTCATCTTGTGGATCAGGCACGTACGAAAATTGCCCGCAGTTTAAATGCGGATTATAACGATATCATTTTTACAAGCGGCGGAACAGAAGCGGATAATTTAGCCATAATCGGTACGGCACATGCAAATAAGTCTAAAGGGAATCATATCATCACAACCCAAATTGAGCATCACGCTGTCCTTCATGCATGTAAGCATCTGGAAGAGGAAGGTTTTGACGTAACATACCTGCCAGTTGATGAATCAGGAAGGGTGTCACTGCATGATTTGGAACATGCACTTCGTCCTGACACCATTTTGGTTACGGTTATGTATGGGAATAATGAAGTTGGAACGATTCAGCCCATTCAGGAGATCGGACAGGCCTTGAAAGATCACGGTGCATATTTTCATACGGATGCGGTTCAGGCATTTGGATTGCTTAATATGGATGTGAGGGAACTTGGAGTCGATATGCTATCCGTTTCAGGCCATAAAATCAACGGTCCTAAAGGAGTTGGCTTCCTTTACTGCCATAAGAACGTAAATCTTATGCCGGGCTCATTTGGAGGCGAGCAGGAACGCAAGAGACGTGCAGGGACAGAAAATGTTCCTGCGATTGCCGGATTGGGAAAAGCCGTTGAGATTGTTCAGATTTCCTGGAAAGATAAGGTTGAAATGTATGAAGGCTTCAAGAGTTTATTTAGAAAAAAGTTAATGGAAAAAAATGTTGAATTCGATGAGAACGGATCCCTTGAGCACGGATTACCCCATGTGCTAAACTTAAGCTTCCCTGGAACAGACGTGGAATCAATGCTCATGAATCTGGATATGTCGGGCATTGCCGTTTCAAGCGGATCAGCCTGTACCGCAGGGTCGATCGAACCTTCGCATGTATTGGTTGCCATGTTTGGGAATGAATCCGAAAGAACAAAGAACTCGATCAGGTTCAGCTTTGGACTCGGGAATACAGAAGCACAGATCGTGCAGGCTGCAGACGAAGTTGCAAAGGTGGTCAAGAGACTGATCTCTTAA
- the mnmA gene encoding tRNA 2-thiouridine(34) synthase MnmA has protein sequence MNKDPKDTRVVVGMSGGVDSSVAALLLKEQGYEVIGIFMKNWDDTDENGVCTATEDYNDVIRVCNQIGIPYYAVNFEKQYWDKVFTYFLDEYKAGRTPNPDVMCNKEIKFKAFLEHAMKLGADYLATGHYAQVEYRDGEYKMLRGVDNNKDQTYFLNQLGQEQLEKVMFPLGGIDKKKVREIAKEAGLATASKKDSTGICFIGERNFKEFLSNYLPAQPGNMETMDGKIMGKHDGLMYYTIGQRHGLGIGGAGDPWFAIGKDLERNVLYVGQGFENPALYSDSILAVDVHWTSNREKPSEFKCTAKFRYRQADNSVTVMPLENGKVKVIFDEPLRAVTPGQAVVFYDGDECLGGGTIDTIFKDEKKLTYVG, from the coding sequence ATGAATAAGGATCCAAAGGATACAAGAGTGGTCGTCGGGATGTCTGGCGGTGTGGATTCATCCGTTGCGGCTCTTTTGCTGAAAGAGCAAGGTTATGAAGTCATCGGCATCTTCATGAAAAACTGGGATGACACAGATGAAAACGGTGTATGTACAGCGACGGAAGACTATAATGATGTCATTCGGGTATGTAATCAAATCGGAATCCCCTACTACGCTGTCAATTTTGAAAAACAATATTGGGATAAGGTATTCACCTATTTCCTTGATGAATACAAGGCTGGAAGAACGCCAAATCCAGATGTGATGTGCAATAAAGAAATCAAATTCAAAGCATTCCTCGAGCATGCCATGAAGCTTGGTGCCGATTACCTTGCGACAGGGCACTATGCTCAGGTTGAGTACCGCGACGGAGAGTATAAAATGCTCCGCGGTGTCGACAACAATAAAGATCAAACATACTTCCTCAATCAACTTGGTCAGGAACAGCTTGAAAAAGTCATGTTCCCGCTTGGGGGCATCGATAAGAAAAAGGTGCGGGAAATAGCCAAAGAAGCAGGGCTTGCGACGGCATCCAAGAAAGACAGTACCGGAATATGCTTTATCGGTGAGAGGAATTTCAAGGAATTCCTAAGCAATTACCTGCCGGCACAGCCAGGGAATATGGAGACGATGGATGGCAAAATCATGGGTAAACATGATGGCCTGATGTATTATACGATCGGCCAGCGCCACGGACTTGGTATCGGCGGTGCAGGAGATCCATGGTTCGCCATCGGAAAAGATCTCGAACGAAATGTCCTCTATGTCGGCCAAGGGTTTGAAAACCCCGCATTGTATTCTGATTCGATTCTTGCAGTGGATGTGCACTGGACATCCAACAGAGAAAAGCCATCAGAATTCAAATGCACGGCTAAATTCCGCTATCGTCAGGCAGACAATTCCGTTACGGTCATGCCGCTTGAAAACGGGAAAGTAAAAGTGATTTTTGACGAGCCTCTTCGTGCGGTGACCCCGGGGCAAGCAGTCGTCTTCTATGATGGTGACGAATGTCTCGGAGGAGGAACAATCGATACGATTTTCAAAGATGAGAAAAAATTGACATATGTCGGCTGA